One segment of Erigeron canadensis isolate Cc75 chromosome 2, C_canadensis_v1, whole genome shotgun sequence DNA contains the following:
- the LOC122587852 gene encoding F-box/FBD/LRR-repeat protein At4g00160-like, which yields MEKGVITSATTQAYSLEKRDDDIVLPAELMHRIQSLLSEKEAARTCVLSKSWLHAWSTIPNLRFPTNQVSTIYKKYIDNTIQRYHDHNIPIESLEFLLEVENKEADEIWMRDRLLAPETTSCLKDLCLYISDARTVPRQSFKLPDNVFSGDKLHTIKLCSSCCILDDIYIGINHVIKCVSLRVLRLSHVNISDDVFHNLLSTCRLLEKVILFLCLGLKTIKVKNLGFLCHLQIISRAQDDDGFLEIDNVPSLGFFSYKSFAFSIAETGNLLPFKTTGSTTACSLGRSVTRLYLNGVIIDDTFIDMIKSKFVFLETLTLKIRCWASERLVITSLSLKRLKLKLRWSSVKDLQVDAPNLLSFSYNGVTIPTLLFPSSIAPPKQIKLKLYRLWKPLDTSFLLKLKEVLNNFSASTFDIHIASSSKSLNAGDVDEIIRKGPVANNVQRLSLHEIHLGDHSFDAFFSICSPSHLGLWNYNSEQCFSTLTVVRGVMKNNTTHYDHLKQVVVQNPLSGEWEALTSSWETDFHDSLTDGLEFKLNWSSAFSLDC from the coding sequence ATGGAGAAAGGAGTCATCACTTCCGCAACAACGCAAGCATATTCATTAGAAAAAAGAGATGATGATATTGTTCTTCCTGCGGAGTTGATGCACCGTATACAATCGTTATTATCGGAAAAAGAAGCCGCCCGCACGTGTGTCTTGTCCAAGTCATGGTTACATGCTTGGTCTACCATCCCAAACCTCAGGTTTCCTACTAATCAAGTATCCaccatatacaaaaaatatattgacaATACCATCCAAAGGTATCACGACCACAATATACCCATCGAATCTTTAGAATTTCTCTTAGAAGTCGAAAACAAGGAAGCAGATGAAATTTGGATGCGGGATCGTTTACTCGCTCCCGAAACAACAAGTTGTCTCAAGGATCTTTGCCTTTATATATCTGATGCTCGAACCGTTCCTCGGCAGTCGTTTAAATTACCGGATAATGTATTCTCTGGCGACAAGTTACACACTATCAAGTTGTGCTCATCCTGTTGCATCTTAGATGATATCTATATCGGAATCAATCATGTGATCAAATGTGTATCCTTGCGTGTTCTCAGGTTATCACATGTGAATATTAGTGATGATGTGTTTCATAACTTATTGTCTACTTGTAGGTTGCTTGAGAAGGTTATCCTTTTTCTCTGCTTAGGGTTAAAGACAATCAAGGTTAAAAATCTTGGTTTTCTTTGCCATCTTCAAATCATTAGTCGCGCACAAGATGATGATGGTTTTTTGGAAATCGATAACGTCCCAAGTCTTGGATTTTTTTCTTACAAGTCGTTTGCGTTTTCGATTGCGGAAACGGGAAACCTTTTACCTTTCAAAACAACGGGCAGCACCACCGCTTGTTCGTTAGGAAGAAGCGTAACTCGGCTATACTTGAACGGTGTGATCATCGACGATACATTTATTGACATGATCAAATCCAAGTTTGTTTTTCTTGAAACGTTGACACTTAAAATCAGGTGTTGGGCCTCGGAAAGGTTGGTTATCACTAGTCTTTCTCTCAAGAGGCTCAAGCTAAAGTTGAGATGGTCATCAGTCAAGGACCTACAAGTTGATGCTCCAAATTTACTTTCTTTCTCTTATAATGGAGTGACAATACCAACTCTCTTGTTTCCATCCAGCATTGCTCCTCCCAAGCAAATTAAACTTAAACTCTACCGATTATGGAAACCACTTGATACTTCATTCTTGCTTAAGTTGAAGGAGGTACTTAATAATTTTTCAGCAAGCACGTTTGACATTCATATAGCCTCGTCTTCCAAATCATTGAATGCTGGTGATGTTGATGAAATTATAAGAAAAGGGCCGGTTGCTAATAACGTCCAACGACTATCCCTGCATGAAATACATTTGGGTGATCATTCTTTTGATGCTTTCTTTTCTATTTGCAGCCCCAGTCATCTTGGGTTATGGAACTATAACTCAGAGCAGTGCTTCTCTACCCTAACAGTCGTAAGGGGGGTGATGAAAAATAACACAACTCATTATGATCATCTAAAACAAGTCGTGGTTCAAAACCCTCTTAGTGGAGAATGGGAGGCTCTAACAAGCTCTTGGGAAACTGATTTTCATGACTCATTAACCGACGGTCTTGAGTTTAAACTTAACTGGTCGTCGGCGTTTTCCCTTGATTGttag